Sequence from the Amaranthus tricolor cultivar Red isolate AtriRed21 chromosome 16, ASM2621246v1, whole genome shotgun sequence genome:
TCTACTGAATATTATGAAATGTCTTTTCTCTAGGCATTCCATTTTCTACCTGTGGAATTACTTACCATCTTTAACCCATTACAAAATTCCCTTGTTTGTGAAGCACATACCCCTAGTTACCATTGTATCCACATCCTTGTAGGCTGATGTTATTACtttttattgttactttttgCCGTAACTTTTATAGGATATTTTCAAGTCTGTTTTTGGGGCGGGGGGAGGACGGATCATGGTGCAAAAATGCAATACTGGTCGCGATCAAGATGACGAACATGGTGATTTGATAGAGGGGTGTTATGGTTATTATAACGCCAAATATCGTATGTAGGCATGAGATCTCGCTCAAATCTGCCAAAACACGCCTTTTTACGCCTTTACAACGTGAGGaatattagtttgactttttattaaaaaattttactacACAACTTAAGCGATGCGATCCGGCTTTGTTCTTGAACTATGGAAAGGATTATCAAGtctcttttatatatattttttcaacgTGTAAAATGTTAAGATAATTATTTTGTACATACTCCTCCGTTCCATCGAGTGTTACtgtaaaaacattaattttggTTGGATATCTTGAGAGATaagacaaaatttgatttgtatgGATGATCATgatattaaaagagaaaaaaaaatgtgtggatgaaaaataaagaaagtgtATGGAGTCTTTATCCAAAGTACAAATGTAGCAATTTAATGGAATATCCTTTTTTGGAAAATGTAGCAATTTTTGTGGGACATAGAGAGTAACTTATAGGAAAAATTTTATCTTGACTTGTTTTAAATGGAAAAATATCATGCTATGCAAATTCTTGTCTTCCACCATGGGTACCTGACACTTACGGCTCTTATACCACTCTTTTCTAGGAGAGGAAGTCTTCTCTTTTTGCTTGTGTGTGCATTACACGAAGATGCATATCTTGATGCGGAGGTCTTTGAGAATGTAGGAACTAGCATGCTTGAACATTTAGTGTAGCATTCTTGTATTGTCATGAGTTTAGGAGTTTAACAATATGAAGGATAGATAGTACATATCAAGGGAAATGAGTTTAGGAGCAAAGAACTGAATCTGCAATTTATAATGCTTGTAATTGGTTGTTGGAGACATGCTGACCCATTATACTTTGATCTATGCATAATGGTTTTTTGATGTGGCAGTTCATTATGAAGGCGTTCTGGCTGAAACAGATGAAGTCTTTGATAGTACACATGAAGACAATACTATCTTTTCATTTGAGATAGGAAAGGGGAAAGTGATCAAGGCATGGGATATTGCAATCAAAACTATGAAGGTATATAGATGTCCGATTTACTTTTAAGTGCCTCGGCAGTCCACCTCCAAATAGTTTAGTCAAGTTGAAATGTGGTGGTGTTATTTTCAGGTTGGAGAAGTGGCTAAGATTACTTGCAAGCCCGAATATGCATATGGAAGCGCCGGTTCTGCTCCAGATATTCCTCCAGAGTATGTCACTTATGTTtcaaatttattgattttattccAAGTCTATTGTCAAATGAGTATAGAGTTGCTATAGAAGAAGTATAACCATTGGCCATTGCTTTGAGGGGAAATTATTAAAGCTGAATTAGTAAGCATACTCTACCTTTTAGTATCAGCCACTAGTTCAATGCTAAAAGCTGAGTTCTTTATGCCCTATTAGGCTATTAAGGATCTATGCAATGTTTGACGATATCTAGAAcatccaattttttttgttcgggGGTGGAACTCGAGGTCTGCTGATGTTGTTTTCACTCCATGTCACCAATTCTATACAATGTAGCGCAACGTTAATATTTGAGGTAGAGCTGGTGGCTTGCCGACCACGCAAGGGAATAAGTGCTGATGATGCTGCCGGTGAAAGGGCTAGGCTTGAGTAAGTTGCACTGCATAGCTACTATCATTATTACTAaagaaaaattgacattaataatccaacctttcaccCATTTGCTATTAATAATCCtacctttaaattattttctattaatcTACTTTTGTCATTTTTGCCCACAACATATCTTATTACAAATAATAGGTAATAATAGGAAATGTTGTCAGCAAACTaaaacaaaggttggattatgcACGGCGAACTAAGggcaaatgttgaattattataaaataatctaaaggtgggattattaatAGCGGACAagcaaaaggttggattattaatatcaattttttctattattaattattattattattattattatttctttcttCTATTGTTAGGCCTTTATTTTCCTTGCTAAACATTGCATGAAAACATATCTAGGGAATTGAGAAAGCAGAGAGAGATGGCAGCTGCATTgaaggaagaagagaagaagaagCGAGAGGACGCTAAAGCAGCTGCAGCTGCTCGTATGCAGGCCAAGCTGGAGGCTAAGAAAGGCCAGGGTAAGGGGAAAGGAAAAGCAAAAGGAAAATAGGTACTGTATTCCTAGCTTTGTAAGATACAATAACAGAGTTCTTTTGAACCGGTATTTTTCCATGTAGGCCATAACCAGCTagaaatatacatacatattcaGTATGAGATAATGTAATAGACATCTTTCTCGGTTATGATATCTATGCCGTGTATGAGCTTCAATGTGTAATGCACTCGAGACTTGCTCATTGAACAAGGTTAATTATTGAAGAAACAATGCAGAATGAGAAGATTTGATGGCGGTTGTGGAAGATTACCCATGCCATCTAATCCCCAACTGGTTTGAACTTCCAAAATCCAAATGGCAGTTCATAAACCATACTCATACAGATTAATGTTATTAATCTTTGTTATGTGCAAAAATTTTGTGCGTGAGTTTGCATTTTTTATCCTGATGAATATAGATTTTTATGTTCCTGGATTCTGTGAGGTCTGTCTCCATCTATGATGAGTGCATGCATTGTTGTAACTTGTGAGATCTGTCTCCATCAATGAGTGCATTACAAATTACAGCTACTTCCTggccaattttttttaaaaaatattttcaaacaacaaaattaaagttttattctATGACTAATATAATATAGGCTCTTATTCCAcgcttaaaaatcataatttgtGTATTTGTGTTAGGGTTTACATGTGTACATATCATGTTTATATAAGGGCCAAAAACTACTAAATGTGACAAATTGAATAAAATGAGccttttttagaaaataaattttttaaaataaactttgaaaatttttattttcaaaataagtgtttttttgtttgaGCTTAAGTTTAGAATTTGTAAGTGTTTTTGTGTTTGAGCTTAAGTTTAGAATTTGTTAGTTGTTAGTAACAGTAAATAAGAGAACAACATGTTAAAACTCAACAAAAATTTACCACGAATTTTATTCGTTGTTTaacgaataaaaaaaagacaatGTTATAAAATTTGAAAGGACCAAGAAAACAACAAATGTTAGTTCGTTGTTATTAACATAGAAAcaataagtgattatttttttcatttcaaacaTTATGACTTGTCtacttttaatcatttttgaatCAGAGGTCGCAAATtgagtcattttcaaatttcttGTATGTGAGTTGATACATTAATATACATTCTATTACAAGGAAGTTTAAATCATTTTCGACCCCATTAAACGGTGACTAAATCACTTAACTTGAGAGTTAAGTGTGTATTACTATCGACTTATAGCTACTTATGAATTTTAGGGCATGCTTGAATTGGACGTAAATATTTAAAGATGGAAAtaagtcaaactaatgaaataaaaacaaatagagATGCATTTGAAGTAGTTCAGATGGTTGTGAAGAAGGTGaaataaacatgaaataaaaataataaagaaaaagaagatgattaCCCCTATTATGGAAGTAATACATTCCCCCACTAATTTCTTATTTATCAATTTCGTTTTCTTACTTTAAcctttttaccccttaaatatttacatttaaTCCAAACATGCCCTTATTATTATGAATACCATACTCCTATTCTAGGGCCATATATTTAGTTCATAAGTATGATAATGAAACTCTTCTCAAACAAGGCTACTTGGCACAATTTTGCTACAATGATCGAGTAGTGAAAAAATACAACCTAAAAACTAAATTATCTAAAAGATAAAAAACTATATTATCTTAGAACAAATATATCATGACCTTTTAAAACCAATGTTTGATCTCCGTAGGAACGACTCGTTATGATTCATAGCTAACTTTAACCATTCATGTATACATTGCTGTGAAAATAGAAACCATTATATTTGATTGTATACTAAAAACACCGTTGTAAATTTACTAATACATGTccaaacataaaaatttaactAGCTGCATGCCTGCATTGTAATATCAACTATACATCAACATAGTGAAACTTGAACGAAATCGGCTAAATTTCAAATTCCCCGTGGTTGCCTAAACAAGTGATACAATGGCAGCTTCACGCAACGTATAGGCATGTAATTTACAACTAAGCTTATATATTAGTGAAAACGACACAAATAATACACTTTTTAAACCAAGAATGATCCGTCATCTTGTTCATCGTCATGCCAACCTGATCCAACCTTAAATTTACATACGGGACATGTTCCCTGCTGTCTGAGCCATGGGTCAATGCAGTTTGCATGGTACTGcacaaaatagaaaattaagaaaaattaacaagggcTCCATAAGATGCTTTTTGAGGTAACGAGACACATTTCGGCAACGCATATCAATGGAGTATCGAGAATTATCTTCGATCAGAGTTCAGAGATTCAAGCACATGTAAACGAAGCATAAAGAAAGGTTCGAAAAGAGCTCACCTGATGCAAGCATGGCAAGCTGCGAATAAGCTCTCCGATGTTTACTTGCTCCAAGCATACACTACAAGTCAATTCCTCTTCAGTGCCGCCGCCCTTCGGATTCCCAACATTGATAGAAATGTCTTGCTGCTTCTGCTTTTAGAAAAGGTagcaaaattatatttaaatatggATAGAAGAGACAAAGCAAATTTGCCGAGCAAGTTAAGAAGTCACTCAAGACTCTACTATAATGGAATTGAAACTAAATCCAAAACATAATGATTCGATTGATTGATGACAGCGTACACAATTCTAAAGACAAAATAAAGCCTAGAACTTTGAAGTTCAACCCTGCTGATCACTCGGCATTAAGCACGTGTATAAACACATCATATTGAACTCCTAAGTATTATCAGCCACAGTTTCAGTCACACGACAAGAAAGAGAGGGCATGAATGAACACAGTACTATAGTTATTAATCTCAGATCTACAAACTCTCATGCTCTGAAGCTTAGACAAGTTGCTTCATAGGGAAGAATCAACCTAGGGACATGATCATAGATGAAAGAACTTCCAGACTATCAAAGCGCCTTACATATGAGTTTCCTTTTCATCTGAATACATTTTTTATAATCTAATTAACCTTTTAACACTATATTTCGGTCATcaatatatgatcaaataaacaataaaagcCTTCACTGGTTTTAATTTCAGGGTCAAACTTATATCCCCTGATACTACATTCTAAAGCATATAACACTTAGCATGATGAAAGACCCATTAATGATCCACTGACTTTTGATACTAGAATACTTCAGCTAAATCGATTATACTATCAGAAAACTAGAACTTTTTAGCTAAATTAGAGATAACTTTATCAAGAATATGTTAATGACATACTTATAGGTTAAAAGGTAAACAAGGAGGAGAAAGAAGTGAGAATCGGGTTTTGTCTCCGTTGGAGCATGCACCACTTTCCCTAGGAGCAAACTGGGTTCAATTCTCGCTATCCCTCCCTTTCCCTCAACCTACCCTGTAACCCAAAAAAGGAGGAGAAAGAAGTACACTACACCATCCTGAATAAAAACAATTGGAAAGCCAGGAGGCCCAGGACTACATAAAAAGCATGATGAAAAAAGATGAAACATGAAAATGCTTGTCAGAGTGAACTAAAACTACAGGTACACAACAGACAAATCACATAATTATGAACCACAGTAACTCTTCTGGCATGAGCAAAAAAGAAGCCAAGGACAAAAGAAAGATGTCAACCAATAACAGGGAAATAGATATTCCACAACATGGAACAAATTAACACTCAAGTAATTTGAAGAGCCAGGTCCAACACTTGATTATTGTCTTACTTTTCTAATCAACAAATAAGGGTAAGTGTAAATGTGAAGAATTTGAGATAGTTACAAGTTCAATAATTGAGCCTGTATCTCTTCTCCATGTTAAAACTACAAGATGATCAATCACTAATATATTTGCTCTTGATCCACCGATGTACAAGTTCTTGTAACTCTAAGTTAGCTATTGATGCACAAGATCCTAAAGTAGTGAAGCCAACAAATACATTGAGCACACTGATTAAATTACCTCAGAAGATGATGCCTGCTGCTTTCCTGCCATATTTCTGTCTCAAGAAAATAGGTCGTCAATTAAATATGGAAATTTTAGAGGGATCTAACATCATGGTAACTAGATGAAATAATCTTGAACATTTACAAACAGCAAAACAGTTGATCTCACAACAGGTAAATAGACCGAGTCACCTTTTTAAATTTGAAGGAAAAGAAAGTCACAAATACAACAAGTGCAGAAAGTAtgctaaaataattattttatttggcAACGAACATTATCACATACAAAAAAAACCACAGTAATTATTTTCACGACATATAGGAGTCAAAATATATCcgtgtgagatcttgttagattcattTCAACGTATAGAATTTTGAAATACAAAATACTATCATTCTTTATGAAACGTATTTACAGATATTTTGGCTCGAAAAATGTTTTGAAAA
This genomic interval carries:
- the LOC130802423 gene encoding peptidyl-prolyl cis-trans isomerase FKBP20-1, whose amino-acid sequence is MGDVIDLTGDGGVVKTIVRRAKDDAVSPTDNLPFVDVHYEGVLAETDEVFDSTHEDNTIFSFEIGKGKVIKAWDIAIKTMKVGEVAKITCKPEYAYGSAGSAPDIPPDATLIFEVELVACRPRKGISADDAAGERARLEELRKQREMAAALKEEEKKKREDAKAAAAARMQAKLEAKKGQGKGKGKAKGK